The following are encoded together in the Mycolicibacterium arabiense genome:
- a CDS encoding type I glutamate--ammonia ligase: MPVGEAGDGQVSIEDRIEELRGHGVELVVGSVTDPAGVTRGKYVPLRRLGDFHRSGMGVSPSWSVFCVDTGIAFTPTIGVAGDLRIRIDPADVRLIDDGLAWAPGNLTEQQGTPAALCARSLLARTEAAAAERGLTVRVGGELECTMLAADGGPATTEPWSPYGIRTSLDRSAFLVDLATTAERAGLSIEQIHTEYGHDQLEVSLAPDTAVATADSVILTRIVLGRTAARHGLRISFSPVPFEGAAGNGAHLHLSLADAEGPLFSGGDGPYGLRAAGKSAIAGVIDALPDLIGVYAGSAVSALRLKPGNWAGATACWGLENREAAVRFIAATPGSPHGANAELKLIDPSANPYLAAAAFLGSALRGIDRSLELPDEVADNPSNVATAPPPLDTEQTAVIDAIEHSATAAELLTPEIVGALVAVRRYEIATFGDLSPAETTAALRLAWSC, from the coding sequence ATGCCAGTTGGCGAGGCCGGTGACGGTCAGGTGTCGATCGAGGACAGGATCGAGGAACTGCGCGGCCACGGCGTCGAACTCGTCGTGGGTTCGGTGACCGATCCCGCCGGGGTGACCCGCGGCAAGTACGTCCCGCTGCGTCGGCTCGGCGACTTCCACCGCAGCGGCATGGGCGTCTCGCCGTCCTGGAGCGTCTTCTGCGTCGACACCGGCATCGCGTTCACGCCGACCATCGGCGTCGCCGGTGACCTGCGCATCCGCATCGACCCGGCCGACGTGCGGTTGATCGACGACGGGCTGGCCTGGGCGCCAGGCAATCTCACCGAGCAGCAGGGCACGCCGGCAGCACTGTGCGCGCGGTCCCTGCTCGCGCGCACCGAGGCCGCGGCCGCCGAGCGCGGGCTGACGGTCCGCGTTGGCGGCGAACTCGAGTGCACGATGCTCGCGGCCGACGGCGGACCAGCCACGACCGAGCCGTGGTCGCCGTACGGCATCCGCACGTCGCTGGACCGCTCGGCGTTCCTGGTGGACCTCGCGACCACTGCGGAGCGCGCCGGGCTGAGCATCGAGCAGATCCACACCGAGTACGGCCACGACCAGCTCGAGGTGTCGCTGGCACCCGACACCGCCGTCGCCACCGCCGACTCGGTGATCCTCACCCGCATCGTGCTCGGGCGCACCGCAGCGCGTCACGGTCTGCGAATATCGTTCTCCCCCGTGCCCTTCGAGGGCGCGGCAGGCAACGGGGCGCACCTGCACCTGTCCCTGGCCGACGCTGAGGGGCCGCTGTTCTCCGGGGGCGACGGTCCGTACGGCCTGCGTGCGGCAGGCAAGTCGGCGATCGCAGGCGTCATCGATGCCCTGCCGGACCTGATCGGGGTCTATGCCGGTTCGGCGGTCTCGGCGCTGCGCCTCAAGCCGGGCAACTGGGCAGGCGCGACGGCGTGTTGGGGACTGGAGAACCGCGAGGCAGCGGTGCGCTTCATCGCCGCGACGCCCGGCAGCCCGCACGGTGCGAACGCCGAACTCAAGCTCATCGACCCGAGCGCCAATCCGTACCTGGCGGCCGCGGCGTTCCTCGGCAGCGCACTGCGCGGCATCGACCGCTCGCTCGAGCTACCCGACGAGGTCGCCGACAATCCCTCCAACGTCGCGACGGCACCGCCACCGCTGGATACGGAGCAGACCGCCGTCATCGACGCGATCGAGCACTCCGCGACGGCGGCCGAACTGCTCACCCCCGAGATCGTCGGCGCGCTGGTCGCCGTACGTCGTTACGAGATAGCCACTTTCGGCGACCTGTCGCCTGCCGAGACCACCGCGGCTCTGCGCCTCGCGTGGAGCTGCTGA
- a CDS encoding MaoC/PaaZ C-terminal domain-containing protein, with translation MTPTEQPSGLANMVRAAAGALPLVRRGDTLPTRTVNVEGLAIDGANVAAYANVTGLRFGDTVPLTYPFALTFPSVMSLVSGFDFPFAAMGSVHVENHITQYRPIAVTDVVDVTVHAENLREHRKGLLVDVITDVNVGNDNVWHQVTTFLHQQKTSLSDEPRTEPKKQPKLPPPNAILKITPAQIRHYASVSGDHNPIHTSSIGAKLFGFPTAIAHGMFSAAAVLGNVEAQVPDAVKYSVRFGKPITLPASAGLYVDRSGDAWELTLRHLGKGYPHLTGTLDPL, from the coding sequence ATGACCCCCACGGAACAGCCCAGCGGGCTCGCCAACATGGTTCGCGCGGCAGCGGGCGCCCTGCCACTCGTCCGGCGCGGCGACACGCTGCCGACCAGGACGGTGAACGTCGAGGGCCTGGCGATCGACGGTGCCAACGTCGCCGCGTACGCGAACGTGACGGGTCTGCGGTTCGGTGACACCGTGCCGCTCACCTATCCGTTCGCGCTGACGTTCCCGTCGGTCATGTCACTGGTCAGTGGCTTCGACTTCCCGTTTGCCGCAATGGGTTCGGTGCACGTGGAGAATCACATCACGCAGTACCGGCCGATCGCGGTGACCGACGTCGTCGACGTGACCGTCCACGCGGAGAACCTGCGCGAGCACCGCAAGGGCCTGCTGGTCGACGTGATCACCGACGTCAACGTCGGCAACGACAACGTGTGGCACCAGGTCACCACGTTCCTGCACCAGCAGAAGACCAGCCTGTCCGACGAGCCGCGCACCGAACCCAAGAAGCAACCGAAGCTGCCGCCGCCCAACGCGATCCTGAAGATCACCCCCGCCCAGATCCGGCACTACGCGTCGGTCAGCGGTGACCACAACCCGATCCACACCAGCTCCATCGGCGCCAAGCTGTTCGGCTTCCCGACGGCGATCGCACACGGGATGTTCAGTGCCGCAGCCGTTCTCGGCAACGTCGAGGCGCAGGTGCCCGACGCGGTGAAGTACTCGGTGCGGTTCGGCAAGCCGATCACGCTGCCCGCCAGCGCCGGGTTGTACGTCGACCGCAGCGGCGACGCGTGGGAGCTGACGCTGCGCCACCTCGGCAAGGGCTATCCACACCTCACGGGCACGCTCGACCCGCTCTAG
- a CDS encoding APC family permease, which yields MSTNVSADQPLGADQLPHRRLPFWVALAMSVALVGPTLAMSGNGQGLIATVGKAIPLVFLIGLIGVSLVGYSFVRLTRHLNHAGSAYGLVGGTIGPRAGFFSGFAMLGAYVGFSIGTLALTAAFVNAFVAALQPGNEDPYQLPWLAVVAVGAVISFLLSGRDVRLLGKILLVIEGIGIVAMLVLVVVIFAKGGAPTTGIDFSVFTFDGVPASAVISGVVAAFLSWAGFEACASMGEETDDPGRNIPRALAGTLILTGVLFVVVMFAQVVGFGTDAAGLEAFGGSGNTLGDLGGSYVGQWFSLLIIFTAIVSAFGCHLATSATSGRMLYAFGRDGFGPKALAQIHEGTGGPRTATWLVVAVALVVDLVCGALKWPDMGTGNPAIDTYFLFAVAGSVCLMVCYLLVELAAAWFTSAPKFARIHGGKGKVLGLALPILGAVVIAVVLWFNVKGAETWSAAPLLGIYWCLIGLVIAIAASRIAKRVGESLSRELDLTAAAAADDGPAARR from the coding sequence GTGAGTACCAACGTGTCGGCCGACCAACCGCTGGGAGCCGACCAACTCCCCCACCGACGACTGCCGTTCTGGGTCGCGCTGGCAATGTCGGTCGCCCTGGTGGGCCCGACCCTGGCGATGTCCGGCAACGGGCAGGGCCTGATCGCCACGGTGGGCAAGGCGATTCCGCTGGTCTTCCTGATCGGCCTGATCGGGGTGTCGCTGGTGGGCTACAGCTTCGTCCGGCTGACCCGTCACCTCAACCACGCCGGGTCGGCCTACGGCCTCGTCGGCGGGACCATCGGGCCGCGGGCCGGGTTCTTCTCGGGTTTCGCGATGCTCGGCGCCTACGTGGGTTTCTCCATCGGCACCCTGGCCCTGACTGCGGCGTTCGTGAATGCGTTCGTCGCCGCGTTGCAGCCGGGCAACGAAGACCCCTACCAGCTGCCGTGGCTGGCCGTCGTGGCGGTGGGGGCGGTCATCTCGTTCCTGCTGTCCGGCCGTGACGTCCGGCTGTTGGGCAAGATCCTGCTCGTCATCGAGGGCATCGGCATCGTGGCGATGTTGGTCCTCGTCGTCGTGATCTTCGCCAAGGGTGGGGCGCCGACGACCGGCATCGACTTCAGCGTCTTCACGTTCGACGGAGTTCCCGCCTCCGCGGTGATCAGCGGCGTCGTGGCGGCGTTCCTCTCCTGGGCCGGCTTCGAGGCGTGCGCCTCGATGGGCGAGGAGACCGACGACCCGGGCCGCAACATCCCCCGCGCGCTCGCGGGAACGCTGATCCTGACCGGCGTGCTGTTCGTCGTGGTGATGTTCGCTCAGGTCGTCGGCTTCGGAACAGATGCGGCGGGCCTCGAGGCGTTCGGGGGATCGGGAAACACGTTGGGCGACTTGGGCGGTAGCTATGTGGGCCAGTGGTTCAGCCTGCTGATCATCTTCACCGCGATCGTGTCGGCGTTCGGCTGCCACCTGGCCACGTCGGCGACGTCGGGACGGATGCTCTACGCGTTCGGCCGCGACGGGTTCGGCCCGAAGGCGCTGGCTCAGATCCACGAGGGCACCGGCGGTCCCCGTACGGCCACGTGGCTGGTGGTCGCCGTCGCGCTGGTGGTCGATCTCGTCTGCGGCGCACTGAAGTGGCCCGACATGGGCACCGGCAACCCCGCGATCGACACGTACTTCCTGTTCGCCGTCGCAGGCTCGGTGTGCCTGATGGTCTGCTACCTGCTGGTGGAACTCGCCGCCGCCTGGTTCACCAGCGCCCCTAAGTTCGCCCGGATTCACGGCGGCAAGGGCAAGGTGCTCGGACTCGCCTTGCCGATCCTGGGCGCCGTCGTGATCGCGGTGGTGCTCTGGTTCAACGTCAAGGGCGCCGAAACGTGGTCGGCTGCACCCCTGCTCGGCATCTACTGGTGCCTGATCGGACTGGTGATCGCGATCGCCGCGTCACGCATCGCCAAGCGCGTCGGCGAGTCGTTGAGCCGCGAACTGGACCTGACGGCCGCTGCCGCCGCCGACGACGGACCCGCGGCACGTAGGTGA
- a CDS encoding amidohydrolase family protein: MPAGELQDVFGGVDVPDELADHLRRVTLIDHHVHGAYDQPVDRAGFEAAINEGSTDPVPAFMTQFDSPLGLSIRRWCAPLLGLDALAGADDYWARRSEFAPDELARAMLPAAGVSRWIVDTGFKGDLITTPERLTDLSGVPSSEILRLERLAEDLLEGGTSAEDFPAAFRAALQAAADSPDVVGTKTIAAYRVGFDVEWSRPDDADVVARARDLAAQPRPLRLDDPLLIAFGVHEAAAHGLPIQVHVGFGDRDLDLHRTDPMLLLPLLRTMLPVPVLLLHCYPFQRQAGYLAQAFDHVNFDVGLAINYLGVRSTGLVAEALETAPFAKQLYSSDAFGPPELHVLGSVLWRRSMGLILGEWVRAGDCTEADAIRIVDMIGVHNAERVYGL; encoded by the coding sequence ATGCCGGCTGGTGAGTTGCAGGACGTGTTCGGCGGGGTGGACGTCCCCGACGAACTCGCCGACCATCTGCGTCGCGTCACGCTGATCGACCACCACGTGCACGGCGCGTACGACCAGCCGGTCGACCGGGCCGGGTTCGAGGCAGCGATCAACGAGGGCTCGACCGATCCGGTGCCCGCCTTCATGACCCAATTCGACTCCCCGCTGGGCCTTTCCATCCGCCGGTGGTGTGCGCCGCTCCTTGGCCTCGACGCGTTGGCCGGCGCCGACGACTACTGGGCGCGCCGCAGCGAGTTCGCGCCCGACGAGTTGGCCAGGGCGATGCTGCCCGCCGCGGGCGTGTCCCGCTGGATCGTCGACACCGGCTTCAAGGGCGACCTCATCACCACCCCGGAGCGGTTGACCGACCTCAGCGGCGTGCCGTCGTCGGAGATCCTGCGGCTGGAACGGCTCGCCGAGGACCTGCTGGAGGGCGGCACGTCGGCCGAGGACTTCCCGGCGGCGTTCCGGGCGGCGCTGCAGGCCGCCGCCGACTCGCCAGATGTCGTCGGCACCAAGACCATTGCCGCCTACCGCGTCGGCTTCGACGTGGAGTGGTCGCGACCCGACGACGCCGACGTCGTCGCGCGGGCACGGGACCTGGCCGCCCAGCCGAGGCCGCTGCGGCTCGACGACCCACTGCTGATCGCGTTCGGCGTGCACGAGGCCGCAGCGCACGGGTTGCCGATCCAGGTGCACGTCGGGTTCGGCGACCGAGATCTCGACCTGCATCGCACCGACCCGATGTTGCTGCTACCACTGCTGCGCACGATGCTCCCGGTCCCGGTACTGCTGCTGCACTGCTACCCGTTTCAGCGTCAGGCGGGTTACCTCGCGCAGGCCTTCGACCACGTCAACTTCGACGTGGGCCTGGCCATCAACTACCTCGGCGTGCGGTCCACGGGGTTGGTCGCCGAAGCACTCGAGACCGCGCCGTTCGCCAAGCAGCTCTACTCGTCGGACGCCTTCGGGCCGCCCGAATTGCACGTGCTGGGGTCCGTGCTCTGGCGGCGCTCCATGGGACTGATCCTCGGTGAGTGGGTGCGTGCAGGTGACTGTACCGAGGCCGACGCCATCCGGATCGTCGACATGATCGGCGTGCACAACGCCGAGCGGGTGTACGGGCTCTGA
- a CDS encoding 3-oxoacyl-ACP reductase yields MASDLFSQVVNSGPGSFLAKQLGVPQPEELRRYKAGEPALAGSLLIGGEGRVTEPLRAALADDYEVVSNNIGGRWADKFGGLVFDATGITTPEGLKALHEFFTPVLRNLGPSGRVVVIGTTPEEAAGVDERIAQRALEGFTRSLGKELQHGATVGLVYLSADAKPDVSGLESTVRFLLSAKSAYVDGQVFYVGGADSTPPADWDKPLAGKVALVTGAARGIGAEIAKVFARDGAKVVAIDVEQAAEALAETATKVGGTALTLDVTAPDAVDRIVEHLREHYDGKADVLVNNAGITRDKLLANMDDARWDSVLAVNLLAPQRLAEGLVEKGAIGEGGRIVGLSSMAGIAGNRGQTNYAATKAGMIGMTQALAPVLAEKGITINAVAPGFIETKMTDAIPLATREVGRRLNSLFQGGKPVDVAEAIAYFASPASNAVTGNTIRVCGQAWLGA; encoded by the coding sequence GTGGCTAGCGACCTGTTCTCCCAAGTGGTCAACTCAGGGCCCGGTTCGTTCCTGGCCAAGCAACTCGGCGTACCGCAGCCCGAGGAGTTGCGACGCTACAAGGCAGGTGAGCCGGCACTGGCCGGATCCCTCCTGATCGGCGGCGAGGGCCGGGTGACCGAACCCCTGCGCGCCGCCCTGGCCGACGACTACGAGGTCGTGAGCAACAACATCGGCGGACGCTGGGCCGACAAGTTCGGCGGGCTGGTGTTCGACGCCACGGGCATCACCACCCCCGAGGGGCTCAAGGCCCTGCACGAGTTCTTCACCCCCGTCCTGCGCAACCTCGGCCCGAGCGGACGCGTCGTCGTCATCGGCACCACCCCGGAAGAGGCCGCAGGGGTCGACGAGCGCATCGCCCAGCGCGCACTCGAGGGCTTCACCCGGTCGCTCGGCAAGGAACTTCAGCACGGCGCGACCGTCGGCCTGGTGTACCTGTCGGCCGACGCCAAGCCCGACGTGAGCGGCCTCGAGTCGACCGTCCGCTTCCTGCTCTCGGCCAAGTCGGCCTACGTCGACGGTCAGGTGTTCTACGTCGGCGGCGCCGATTCCACGCCGCCCGCCGACTGGGACAAGCCGCTGGCGGGCAAGGTGGCACTGGTCACCGGCGCGGCGCGCGGCATCGGCGCCGAGATCGCCAAGGTGTTCGCACGCGACGGCGCCAAGGTCGTGGCGATCGACGTCGAGCAGGCCGCCGAGGCGCTGGCCGAGACGGCGACGAAGGTCGGCGGTACCGCGTTGACGCTCGACGTCACCGCCCCCGACGCCGTCGACCGGATCGTCGAGCACCTGCGCGAGCACTATGACGGCAAGGCCGACGTCCTGGTCAACAACGCAGGCATTACCCGCGACAAGCTGCTGGCGAACATGGACGACGCCCGCTGGGATTCGGTGCTCGCAGTGAATCTGCTTGCGCCGCAGCGCCTCGCGGAGGGGCTCGTCGAGAAGGGTGCGATCGGCGAGGGTGGCCGCATCGTCGGACTGTCGTCGATGGCGGGCATCGCGGGCAACCGCGGCCAGACCAACTACGCCGCCACCAAGGCCGGCATGATCGGCATGACCCAGGCGCTGGCACCCGTGCTGGCCGAGAAGGGCATCACCATCAACGCCGTCGCCCCCGGGTTCATCGAGACCAAGATGACCGACGCGATCCCGCTCGCAACGCGCGAGGTCGGCCGTCGGCTCAACTCGCTGTTCCAGGGCGGCAAGCCGGTCGACGTCGCCGAGGCCATCGCGTACTTTGCGAGCCCCGCGTCGAATGCCGTCACCGGCAACACGATTCGGGTGTGCGGCCAGGCGTGGCTCGGCGCATGA
- a CDS encoding MurR/RpiR family transcriptional regulator: MSEESVAARASAALSSLSKAERRVGRALLADYPSAGLASAARLAERADVSPPTVLRFAQSLGYDGFAGLQVALRAELTAQSSGPITRLPDAPAAGGLLDRLLRQARGQNDRALETLAMLPEPALDAAVALLSDAGRPVHLHGGRFSHLLAAHLAAHLEQLRPGVRLLTDPRGRDLGSMMELTRRDVVVLFDYHRYQRSAADLAAAVHRAGATVVLITDDLACPVAPDAEVVLAASSTVGTVYQSMAAGFLLTELLIPLVMDAIGEPARTRMALWEQQRRAELLP, translated from the coding sequence ATGTCCGAGGAGAGCGTGGCCGCGCGTGCCAGCGCCGCGCTCTCGTCGCTCAGCAAGGCCGAGCGCCGGGTGGGGCGGGCGCTGCTCGCCGACTACCCGAGCGCCGGGCTGGCCAGTGCCGCACGGCTTGCCGAGCGCGCCGACGTCAGCCCACCCACGGTGCTGCGGTTCGCCCAGTCGCTCGGCTACGACGGCTTCGCAGGCCTGCAGGTCGCGTTGCGCGCGGAGCTGACCGCCCAGTCCAGCGGTCCGATCACGCGCCTGCCGGACGCACCCGCGGCTGGTGGTTTGCTCGACCGCCTGCTGCGACAGGCCCGCGGACAGAACGACCGCGCGCTAGAGACACTCGCGATGCTGCCCGAGCCGGCGCTCGACGCCGCGGTGGCCCTGCTGTCGGACGCCGGGCGTCCCGTGCACCTGCACGGCGGACGGTTCTCGCACCTGTTGGCCGCTCACCTGGCCGCCCACCTCGAGCAGCTGCGGCCGGGGGTGCGGTTGCTGACCGATCCGCGCGGGCGCGACCTCGGCTCGATGATGGAGCTGACCCGCCGCGACGTCGTCGTGCTGTTCGACTACCACCGATACCAGCGCAGCGCCGCAGATCTCGCCGCAGCAGTGCATCGTGCAGGCGCGACCGTGGTGCTGATCACCGACGATCTGGCCTGCCCGGTGGCGCCCGACGCCGAGGTGGTGCTGGCGGCGTCGAGCACCGTCGGCACGGTGTACCAGAGCATGGCCGCGGGCTTCCTGCTCACGGAGTTGCTGATCCCCCTGGTCATGGACGCCATCGGCGAACCGGCCCGCACCCGGATGGCGCTGTGGGAGCAGCAGCGCCGCGCCGAACTGCTGCCCTGA
- a CDS encoding class II glutamine amidotransferase: MCRLLGVVSSSPISVVDAVGGEVLDDFLALTKVHGDGWGAAFLGRTAGAEPEAIVSAGSALHDMEFAAATGERRSAAAMVHLRWATNGLAVQPQNSHPFVADGIAMAHNGSIKPMGPLEELLDPGVAASLKGTTDSERYFGLIRQCRRDAPTLAEAVRRAVARLREIYPDASLNALLLGEDQLIVVHAHAHSRLLDEDIEEITAAELPAEHLEDYFALRVARPTPETLVVGSTGFGDLAWEPLPPECVTAIALSDLSMTQHSLVED, from the coding sequence ATGTGTCGACTGCTGGGTGTCGTGTCCTCGTCTCCGATCTCCGTCGTCGACGCCGTCGGAGGCGAGGTGCTCGACGACTTCCTCGCGCTGACCAAGGTCCACGGCGACGGCTGGGGTGCGGCGTTCCTGGGCCGGACCGCAGGGGCCGAACCGGAGGCAATCGTCTCGGCAGGCAGCGCGTTGCACGACATGGAATTCGCCGCGGCGACGGGTGAGCGGCGATCGGCCGCCGCGATGGTTCACCTGCGCTGGGCGACCAATGGTCTTGCCGTGCAGCCGCAGAACTCCCACCCCTTCGTCGCCGACGGCATCGCCATGGCGCACAACGGCTCGATCAAGCCCATGGGCCCCCTCGAGGAACTCCTCGATCCGGGCGTGGCGGCGTCGCTAAAGGGCACCACCGACAGCGAGCGCTACTTCGGCTTGATCCGCCAGTGTCGCCGCGACGCGCCGACTCTCGCCGAGGCCGTCCGCCGCGCAGTGGCGCGACTGCGCGAGATCTACCCCGACGCGAGCCTCAACGCGCTGCTGCTCGGCGAGGACCAGCTGATCGTGGTGCACGCCCACGCCCACAGCCGGCTGCTCGACGAGGACATCGAGGAGATCACCGCCGCGGAGCTGCCCGCCGAGCACCTCGAGGACTACTTCGCGCTGCGGGTGGCCCGTCCCACGCCCGAGACCCTGGTGGTCGGGTCGACCGGCTTCGGCGATCTGGCCTGGGAACCGCTGCCGCCGGAGTGCGTCACCGCGATCGCACTGAGCGACCTGTCGATGACGCAGCATTCCCTCGTGGAAGATTGA
- a CDS encoding TetR/AcrR family transcriptional regulator, protein MAGGTKRLPRAVREQQMLDAAVQMFSINGYHETSMDAIAAQAEISKPMLYLYYGSKEELFGACLDRELARFVETVRAGIDFTQPARDLLRTAVVAFLSYIDENRASWIVLYTQATSSQAFAHTVREGRERMIDLVGRLLLSGTRHPDPDMDFDMMAVALVGAGEAVANRVSTGDTDVHDAAELMINLFWRGLKGRPSDHAH, encoded by the coding sequence ATGGCTGGAGGGACGAAGCGGTTACCGCGCGCGGTGCGTGAGCAGCAGATGCTCGACGCCGCGGTGCAGATGTTCAGCATCAACGGCTATCACGAGACGTCGATGGACGCGATCGCCGCACAGGCCGAGATCTCCAAGCCGATGCTGTACCTGTACTACGGCTCCAAGGAGGAGCTGTTCGGTGCCTGCCTGGATCGTGAGCTGGCGCGTTTCGTCGAGACGGTGCGCGCAGGCATCGACTTCACCCAACCCGCCAGGGACCTGCTCCGTACGGCGGTGGTGGCCTTCCTGAGCTACATCGACGAGAACCGGGCGTCGTGGATCGTGCTCTACACCCAGGCCACCAGCTCGCAGGCGTTCGCTCACACCGTGCGCGAGGGCCGCGAGCGCATGATCGACCTGGTCGGCAGGCTGCTACTGTCCGGCACGCGCCACCCCGACCCCGACATGGACTTCGACATGATGGCCGTCGCGCTGGTGGGTGCGGGCGAGGCCGTCGCCAACCGGGTCAGCACCGGGGACACCGACGTCCACGACGCCGCGGAGCTGATGATCAACCTGTTCTGGCGCGGGCTCAAGGGTAGGCCCAGCGACCACGCGCACTAG
- a CDS encoding aspartate aminotransferase family protein has translation MSTLYARDAAAVAGIEKLRFFPLEVVSGHGSTLVTPDGRELLDLSATWTASGLGHAHPAIVEAVSRAVRTAPGSGGLSAVHPDSVGLAEDLLALVPGTGERRVYLGHAGSDANDVALRACRHATGRRTVLAFEHSYHGGVGVAMGVSGVHVDAGVPADPDAVFIPYPNPFRPSRGERSDGEGRGGNVEEDASACLGLAEQALLTGSIACLIVEPILSDGGLVVPPDGFLARLHDLCRAHGVPMICDEVKMGLGRPGTLHAFEHDGVVPEIVTFGKVLGGGLPLSAAVGPAEILDHPPAAALLTTAGNPVCAAAGRAVLATIVGDQLADRAAEVGALLSNALRDLAGSPGADRIGDVRGRGLAIGVELVDPATGDRDPRLAAQVVYRAWELGAVVYYVGGNVLEITPPLVLTEAEAVRGAEILGAAIADAAAGRVDAEEVAKYAGW, from the coding sequence GTGAGCACGCTCTACGCCCGCGATGCGGCGGCCGTCGCGGGCATCGAGAAGCTCCGCTTCTTCCCGCTCGAAGTCGTCTCGGGGCACGGGTCGACGCTCGTCACCCCGGACGGGCGTGAGCTGCTGGATCTGTCTGCGACGTGGACCGCGTCCGGCTTGGGCCACGCTCATCCGGCCATCGTCGAGGCCGTGAGCAGGGCGGTACGCACCGCCCCGGGTTCGGGCGGGCTGTCCGCCGTCCACCCCGACTCGGTGGGGCTGGCCGAGGATCTGCTGGCGCTGGTGCCGGGCACCGGCGAGCGGCGGGTGTACCTGGGGCATGCGGGATCGGATGCGAACGACGTTGCGCTGCGGGCGTGTCGGCACGCGACCGGGCGGCGCACGGTCCTGGCGTTCGAGCACAGCTACCACGGTGGCGTCGGCGTCGCGATGGGCGTCTCCGGCGTGCACGTCGACGCCGGCGTGCCTGCCGACCCGGACGCGGTGTTCATTCCGTATCCCAACCCGTTTCGGCCTTCTCGGGGCGAGCGAAGCGACGGGGAGGGTCGCGGAGGGAACGTCGAGGAGGACGCGAGCGCCTGCCTCGGCCTGGCCGAGCAGGCGCTGCTCACCGGATCGATCGCCTGCCTGATCGTGGAGCCGATCCTGTCCGACGGCGGCCTGGTCGTCCCGCCCGACGGGTTCCTGGCGCGCCTGCACGACCTGTGCCGCGCGCACGGCGTCCCGATGATCTGCGACGAGGTCAAGATGGGCCTCGGTCGGCCCGGCACGCTGCACGCGTTCGAGCACGACGGCGTCGTTCCAGAGATAGTCACGTTCGGCAAGGTGCTCGGCGGTGGCTTGCCTCTGTCGGCGGCGGTCGGCCCGGCGGAGATTCTCGACCACCCTCCGGCCGCGGCGCTGCTGACCACCGCGGGCAACCCCGTCTGCGCGGCGGCCGGGCGTGCGGTGCTGGCGACCATCGTCGGAGATCAGCTGGCCGACCGCGCGGCGGAAGTCGGTGCGCTGCTGTCGAATGCGCTGCGCGACCTGGCCGGCTCCCCCGGTGCCGACCGCATCGGCGACGTCCGCGGGCGCGGCCTGGCGATCGGTGTAGAACTCGTCGATCCCGCGACCGGGGACCGGGATCCGCGACTGGCCGCGCAGGTGGTCTACCGTGCGTGGGAGTTGGGTGCCGTCGTGTACTACGTCGGCGGCAACGTCTTGGAGATCACGCCACCGCTGGTGCTGACCGAGGCCGAGGCGGTCCGCGGCGCGGAGATCCTCGGCGCCGCGATCGCCGATGCCGCGGCGGGACGAGTCGACGCCGAGGAGGTCGCGAAGTATGCCGGCTGGTGA